AAATAGTTGAACAAGTTCAACTCGATCATGATTATTGCATTTTATCTTGTTTTTTTATTTTACTTAAAAACTCATGCGTAATGCCTAAATAACTCGCCATTTGTCTATCCGTAAGTTTCAAAACAATTTCAGGATAATGTGTCGTAAAATAATTGTACCGCTCTTTTGCTGTTAAACTGTTGTTTCTAACCACTCTTCGCTGCCAAGCAACAATTGATTTTTGGAACATGATTCGAAAAAATTTCTCAGCCATTGGTAATTCATTATAGAGATTGGCTTTTTCTTCTTGAGAGATGATTAACATCTTGCTGTCTTCTAAAGCTTGAATATTTAAATCTGATGGTTTGTGGTTCATAAAACTGTCTATATCCATCAGCCACCAGTCTTTGGCGGCAAAGTATAATGTGTTTTCATTCCCTTTTTTGTCTAGTGAAAAAACTCTAAAACACCCTTCAGTTACAAACGCTTCAAATTTGCAAAACTCTCCTTGCTTGAGTAGAAATTCTTTTTTCGAAATAGTTTTAGCACTAAAAAAATTACAAAATTTTTCAGCTTCTACCTTCGACACTTCTCTGTTTTTAGTAATGTTTTCTATTAATAAATCGTAAATCATATTTTATTCAAATTCCACATGTAATACAATAATTATTGAATGTAATAGTACCATTTTAAATATTGTGCTGTCAA
This genomic stretch from Cellulophaga algicola DSM 14237 harbors:
- a CDS encoding Crp/Fnr family transcriptional regulator translates to MIYDLLIENITKNREVSKVEAEKFCNFFSAKTISKKEFLLKQGEFCKFEAFVTEGCFRVFSLDKKGNENTLYFAAKDWWLMDIDSFMNHKPSDLNIQALEDSKMLIISQEEKANLYNELPMAEKFFRIMFQKSIVAWQRRVVRNNSLTAKERYNYFTTHYPEIVLKLTDRQMASYLGITHEFLSKIKKQDKMQ